The Prochlorococcus sp. MIT 1341 genomic interval TTGGGCAAGTTCTCCTACTTGATGGCTTTCTGTCATTTGGTTGAAAATTTTGACTCGTTCACCTTTCTTTGGTGGATTTTCTAAAGCCAGTTGAACACACCTTACTGAGTCTCGAATATGTATGAAGGCTCTTGTTTGACCACCAGTTCCATGAACAGTTAAGGGGTATCCAATTGCAGCCTGCATGAGGAAACGATTAAGAACAGTTCCATAGTCACCATCGTAATCAAATCGATTTGAGAGTCTTAGGTCTTTATTAGTCGCATCAGTATTTGTACCCCATACAATTCCTTGATGAAGGTCAGTTATACGTACTAGATCGTTTTTGTTGTAGTACAAGAAAAGTAGTTGATCAAGAGTTTTAGTCATGTGATAAACACTTCCAGGACTTGCTGGATGAAGAATTTCTTCTTCGAAACGACTTCCATCTGGTTGAGGTACTTCTACTTTTAAATATCCTTCAGGAATCGTTGCTCCACGATGTGATCCATAGCCATAAACTCCCATTGTCCCAAGGTGAACCACATGAATATCTAGGCAACTTTCAACAATTGCCGCGAGAAGGTTATGAGTTCCATTGACATTATTGTCAACTGTATAACGCTTTGTAGCGCTTGTTTTCATCGAGTAAGGAGCTGCACGTTGTTCAGCAAAATGAACAATTGCTTTTGGCTTTTCTGCAAGGATCAGGTCTAAGAGTCGTTGATATTCATGGGCGATATCCATATGGATAAATTTCATTGGTTTCCCTCCCACCTCTTCCCAAGCTTTCAAGCGATCATTCATGCTTGAAATAGGGGTGAGGGATGCAACCTCCAAGTCAATGTCAATTTTGCGTCGACTGAGGTTATCTACGATCAAAACCTCATGACCTTGATCTGCGAGGTTGACCGAACAAGGCCACCCACAGAAGCCATCACCACCAAGAACAATTACTTTCACCCAAAACTCCTAGAGAAATGACTAATAAGCTCCCCTCAGGCAAGTTAATACCTAGGTTTTCAGCTGATCCTAACTGTGTAAGCGATTAAACCTATTAGGAGAGCCGCGCCAGCTACAAATATAAGCCTAAACCCATTGCCTAGACTAGAGCTTGTATTTACTACTTCAATTTTTGGTTCTTTTGCAAAGGCGTTATAACGTCCACCTTCTTCTTTGATAACCGTCATTTTTTTGGTGTAGCTTGGCGGACAATATGGAATGGAAGGCTTAAGTTCTCGCTTCCGTCATCTTCCTTTATTAAAAGCTTTGCTTATTCACTCTGTAAAGAAATTCCCTGTGTGGGAGAGGAGGCGATTGCTTGAGCTTTTTGGGGCAACCTTCCAGAGAGGAAAGCTTCTCTTCCTGCTTGGACACCTGCTGCCATTGCTTTAGCCATGAGAACAGGTTTTTTAGCTAGGGCAATGGCGCTATTGACTAATACAGCATCAGCACCCATCTCTAGTGCTTGAGCAGCTTCACTTGGGACCCCTATCCCGGCATCAACAATTACAGGTATTTTTGCATTTTCAATAATTAAAGCAATGTTGGCAGCGTTTTTCAGGCCTTGTCCAGAGCCAATCGGTGAACCTAATGGCATTACTGTCGCACATCCTAATTCTTCTAATCGTTTAGCAAGGATTGGATCAGAATTAATGTATGGTAAAACCGTAAAATTTTCTTTTATTAGTTGTTCCGCAGCTTGGAGTGTACCCAGAGGGTCAGGCAGTAAGTATTTGGAATCGTCAATAACCTCTAACTTGACAAAGTTATTATTTTCTTGCCCAGCGACTTTTGCAAGTTCTCGTCCAAGCCTTGCAATCCGGATTGCTTCATTGGCTGTGCGACAGCCAGCTGTATTAGGAAGCATCCATAGTTTTGACCAATCTATTGCTTCAAGTAAACCTTCATGATTTTTTTCTAAGTTCTTGATACGTCGAACAGCGACTGTTACTACTTCGCAATTAGAGCTAGTTAGAGATTGCTGCATGAGCTTTATATCTGAATATTTTCCTGTTCCAGTTAGAAGTCTGCTTTTAAATAATTTATTTCCAATCTTAAGGGGATCATTTTCAGATGATTGTATATTCATAAGAATAAGAAACTTGACGAGAAATGGTTAGTTGTTCTTGCAGAAAGCATTTTCATTTGGAGATAATCTAATAAGTTTGCATATTTAATTTAGAATCCTTGTTGATTTACAGGTTTTGATATGTCATCTTCCTGTGCTTTTTCAAGTCGTTTAATTTGCTTCATCGCTGTTTTATTTTTTGGGTCTATTCTTAATACCTGTTGATAGAGTTGTTTGGCTTCTGATATTTGTTTAAGACGTTCTTGGGCAAAGGCAAGATTATTTAAGGCCACTGGATAATCAGGTTTTGATTGTAAGGCAGAACGATAGTGCTTTACCGCTGTGGAAAAGTCG includes:
- a CDS encoding NAD-dependent epimerase/dehydratase family protein, which encodes MKVIVLGGDGFCGWPCSVNLADQGHEVLIVDNLSRRKIDIDLEVASLTPISSMNDRLKAWEEVGGKPMKFIHMDIAHEYQRLLDLILAEKPKAIVHFAEQRAAPYSMKTSATKRYTVDNNVNGTHNLLAAIVESCLDIHVVHLGTMGVYGYGSHRGATIPEGYLKVEVPQPDGSRFEEEILHPASPGSVYHMTKTLDQLLFLYYNKNDLVRITDLHQGIVWGTNTDATNKDLRLSNRFDYDGDYGTVLNRFLMQAAIGYPLTVHGTGGQTRAFIHIRDSVRCVQLALENPPKKGERVKIFNQMTESHQVGELAQKVAALTGAKVNYLPNPRNEAVENDLIVDNKCFIELGLKPTTLDDGLLEEVVDVARRWSDRCDRKRIPCISAWTTTQAQAIKKGS
- a CDS encoding high light inducible protein, producing MTVIKEEGGRYNAFAKEPKIEVVNTSSSLGNGFRLIFVAGAALLIGLIAYTVRIS
- a CDS encoding thiazole synthase, which produces MNIQSSENDPLKIGNKLFKSRLLTGTGKYSDIKLMQQSLTSSNCEVVTVAVRRIKNLEKNHEGLLEAIDWSKLWMLPNTAGCRTANEAIRIARLGRELAKVAGQENNNFVKLEVIDDSKYLLPDPLGTLQAAEQLIKENFTVLPYINSDPILAKRLEELGCATVMPLGSPIGSGQGLKNAANIALIIENAKIPVIVDAGIGVPSEAAQALEMGADAVLVNSAIALAKKPVLMAKAMAAGVQAGREAFLSGRLPQKAQAIASSPTQGISLQSE